The Phormidium yuhuli AB48 DNA window GAGTTCCGGCAAGCTGTAGCAGGGCCTGCCCATCGTGTTGGGGGGGGTTGCTGGGTAGGTCGAGCAGGGAGTCGAGCAGGTTGAAGACGACTAACTGGAAAGGTTCGGGAAGTTGGCGGAATTTTTCCAGGAGGGTTTGTTCGAGTTGGGTAGGGGTCATTTAGGGTCTGTCTCGGACATGGAACAATGCAGCGGCCATTCTATTGCTTCACCAGACGATGCTGAGATCTAACTGAAATCCCGGCAAAATGGTTTCGCCATCGAGGGTCACGGGGCGATCGCGCTGTTCGGGTTCGAGTCCCTGACGATAAATGTCTGCCCTCTGGGCTTGTCGGTCAATCAACCACCCCAACTTAACGCCAGCCTCCTGATATTCTGCCATCTTATCTCGCAGGTCGTTGAGGTTGTCGCTGGGGGATTTCAGTTCCAGGACGAAGTCGGGGGCGATGGGGGGGAAGGTTTCGCGATCGCCTTGGCTGAGGGCTTCCCAGCGATCGCGACGGATCCAGGCCAGGTCGGGCGATCGGTTTCCACCGTTAGGGAGTTTGAAGCAGGTGGAGGAGTCGAAGACGTAGCCCAGTTTGCTGCGACGATTCCAGAGTACAAAATCCGCTGACAGTTCGACATTGCGGTTGCCGGTTTCGCCACCAGTGGGGGGCATGATGATGAGTTCTCCTCGGGCGTTTCGTTCAAATTTGATGTCGGGGTGGTGATCGCACAGTTGGGCGAACTGGCGATCGCTCAGTTGAATGAAGGGGGTGAGGTCGAGGGTGTAGGTCAGCATTGTGGAAAAGACGTTACCAAATCACGTTGAGATCTAACTGAAATCCCGGCAAAATGGTTTCGCCATCGAGAGTCACGGGGCGATCGCGCTGTTCGGGTTCCTGTCCCTGACGATAAATGTCTACCCTCTGGGCTTGTCGGTCAATCAACCACCCCAACTTAACGCCAGCCTCCTGATATTCTGCCATCTTATCCCGCAGGTCGTTGAGGTTGTCGCTGGGGGATTTCAGTTTCAGGACAAAGTCAGGGGCGATGGGGGGGAAGGTTTCGCGATCGCCTTGGCTGAGGGCCTCCCAGCGATCGCGACGGATCCAGGCGACGTCGGGGGAGCGGTTTCCACCGTTGGGAAGTTTGAAGCAAGTGGAGGAGTCGAAGAGATAGCCGAGTTGGTGGCGTTCATTCCAAATCCCCAGTTTCACGATGAGCGAGGCGTTGCGGTTGCCGGTTTCGCCACCAGTGGGGGGCATGATGATGAGTTCTCCTCGGGCGTTTCGTTCAAATTTGATGTCGGGGTGGTGATCGCACAGTTGGGCGAACTGGCGATCGCTCAGTTGAATGAAGGGGGTAAGGTCAAGGGTGTAGGTCAGCATCTTTGCCGGGCGATCGCGGTTTCTGGAAACTGAAGTTGTTTTAATCCTAGCACCCGTTTTAGATTGTGAAGGTGATCGCTAGCCCGATTTCCCAAACGACCCAGCAATAGCTCAGCGAGGGGTTCTTCACTTGAGGTCACATTGTTGCTGAATCAACTCTAAAAATTTCAAAACTTGCTTGTAATATTGCTGTACCTTCCCTAGTGTAATACCTTGGTCTCCACCGTGAGCAACATTATTACGAATGGTAACTATACTAGCAACTGCTACGCTAATTTCTTCATCAATTCCTTCTAATTCCTTTGCCCAGTCTTCCTTAAAGTCTCCTGCTAAATCAATAATATCTTTAACTTTTGGATTCTGAAATCTCTTCAATTTTGCTGTAACATACCTGTGAACTTCAGGTGATGCTTTTTCTCTAGTATATTGACCATAGCAATCCCGGACTGTTGTTTCAATCAAACCCGAAATTCGTATTGAAATGTAGCGAGCAAAATTATGACTTAGTTCTAAATCTTCAATCGTTTTGGATTTATCAATTAGAGAATCAATTTTGCTTTTTCTTTGATGAAATCTCTGAAGAGACATATTAAGTTAAGGAACATTCTGAAATTTTTGGGTGGCTAGATCAATCCTGTTTTTAACATTTCTTATATTGGTCATCTGCCTAGAGTTGATACTAGATTCTAAAAATTTATGATTTTCTAGCAACTCATTATAGGCATTCTGGAGAAGAGACTTTTGCTGTACTTCTCCCTGCTTAAGACGATTAGCAACACCAACCATTACAGCATCAAATACAGCAGCATGAAGTCCCCGACGAGGACGAAAAGCTCTTTCTCCAAGTGCCTGATAGATTGTGTTAATAGTATTCTCAAAGACTCCTTTAATTTCCAGTGCTGAATATCGTTGTAAATTTCGATTTGTTTTCATGAACTGGTTAAGAAATTCTTTCATCGATTTTTTGTATGAGTCAATTGCGAAATTTAATGCAATAAATCGAAGAATTA harbors:
- a CDS encoding Uma2 family endonuclease, translating into MLTYTLDLTPFIQLSDRQFAQLCDHHPDIKFERNARGELIIMPPTGGETGNRNVELSADFVLWNRRSKLGYVFDSSTCFKLPNGGNRSPDLAWIRRDRWEALSQGDRETFPPIAPDFVLELKSPSDNLNDLRDKMAEYQEAGVKLGWLIDRQAQRADIYRQGLEPEQRDRPVTLDGETILPGFQLDLSIVW
- a CDS encoding Uma2 family endonuclease, which codes for MLTYTLDLTPFIQLSDRQFAQLCDHHPDIKFERNARGELIIMPPTGGETGNRNASLIVKLGIWNERHQLGYLFDSSTCFKLPNGGNRSPDVAWIRRDRWEALSQGDRETFPPIAPDFVLKLKSPSDNLNDLRDKMAEYQEAGVKLGWLIDRQAQRVDIYRQGQEPEQRDRPVTLDGETILPGFQLDLNVIW
- a CDS encoding HEPN domain-containing protein → MSLQRFHQRKSKIDSLIDKSKTIEDLELSHNFARYISIRISGLIETTVRDCYGQYTREKASPEVHRYVTAKLKRFQNPKVKDIIDLAGDFKEDWAKELEGIDEEISVAVASIVTIRNNVAHGGDQGITLGKVQQYYKQVLKFLELIQQQCDLK